The Methanoplanus sp. FWC-SCC4 genome has a window encoding:
- a CDS encoding APC family permease — MDKREEQVPLMRVLGLPEVVISGVGVILGAGIYALIGEAAATSGNALWLSFLLSASIAAFTGLSYMELSSMFPEASAEYEYTRQSFGCTLAFITGTLVILSGIIGASTVALGFAGYFNGFTGADLYTVAIFLIISLAAVLFIGIKQSAYIAIIFTFIESAGLVGIIAIALPHIGSVNYLEMPQGISGVFIAASLIFFAYQGFEEIVKLSEETVSPEKNIPKGLLLALIFTIILYILVSISIVSIGGWEAVAGSPNPFAKIAGSVFPEGYLIFTFIALFATANTVLLMMLSASRIMYGMAKKGRLPQAVSYVSKSRRTPVVAIVIVTVLSILFLSAGGIKDVAFITNFTLFATFAIINASVIVLRIIMPDSKRPFKVPFSILKVPVIPLLGIMTCLFFLFQMDMSIILIGVGIIIISATINVLYQTSLKRKG; from the coding sequence ATGGACAAAAGAGAGGAACAGGTTCCGCTAATGAGAGTCCTTGGGCTTCCGGAGGTTGTTATATCCGGAGTCGGCGTTATACTTGGTGCAGGCATCTATGCACTAATAGGGGAAGCGGCAGCGACTTCCGGAAACGCCCTCTGGCTCTCCTTTCTATTGTCTGCATCAATAGCGGCGTTTACCGGCCTTTCGTACATGGAGCTTTCATCCATGTTCCCTGAGGCAAGCGCCGAATATGAATACACAAGACAGTCTTTTGGCTGCACACTCGCATTCATCACAGGCACTCTTGTAATACTCTCAGGGATAATAGGAGCTTCAACCGTTGCACTCGGCTTTGCAGGGTATTTCAACGGTTTTACCGGTGCCGACCTGTACACTGTCGCCATATTTCTTATAATATCACTTGCAGCAGTGCTGTTCATCGGGATCAAACAGTCAGCATATATTGCAATTATTTTTACATTTATAGAGAGTGCAGGCCTTGTTGGGATAATTGCAATAGCATTACCGCATATAGGAAGTGTAAACTACCTTGAAATGCCGCAGGGGATATCAGGGGTTTTTATTGCAGCCTCTCTCATATTTTTTGCATACCAGGGTTTTGAGGAGATTGTAAAACTCTCCGAGGAGACTGTAAGCCCTGAAAAAAACATTCCAAAAGGACTCCTTTTAGCCCTCATCTTTACAATAATTCTCTATATTCTTGTATCCATATCAATTGTCAGCATCGGGGGATGGGAGGCTGTTGCGGGAAGCCCGAATCCGTTTGCAAAAATCGCAGGCTCTGTTTTCCCTGAAGGTTATCTGATATTCACATTCATTGCACTTTTCGCAACGGCAAACACGGTTTTGCTGATGATGCTTTCGGCATCAAGGATAATGTACGGGATGGCAAAGAAGGGAAGGCTTCCACAGGCCGTTTCATATGTAAGCAAAAGCAGAAGAACGCCTGTTGTTGCAATAGTAATCGTCACCGTCCTGTCAATTCTTTTCCTTTCAGCAGGCGGAATTAAGGATGTTGCATTCATTACAAATTTCACCCTTTTTGCAACATTTGCAATTATTAACGCCTCGGTTATTGTTTTACGTATTATAATGCCGGACTCAAAAAGGCCCTTTAAAGTGCCGTTTTCGATCCTAAAAGTCCCGGTAATCCCTCTGCTTGGAATAATGACCTGCCTTTTTTTCCTGTTTCAGATGGATATGTCAATAATTCTGATTGGAGTCGGGATAATAATCATATCAGCCACAATCAATGTTTTATATCAGACATCCCTAAAAAGAAAGGGTTGA
- a CDS encoding class I SAM-dependent methyltransferase, protein MSRKLFGVRVEKSKGEITRRELLGAGALSNDFRPLNDGDYLIFPVADEMMATGEYIFEERPKKEALPRHELIGGIAIMQDDDVRSAGLLLKSRPVIHTVLHSESAVQGEYRIKEFKVLAGKDTTETLYVEYGHRFLIDLSVAYFSARLANERQRIYEIMDENERVLDMFAGVGPFPIALSDKASVIFAGDINPGAVSLMQKNIGLNKKRNIIPMLADALHLGNILPAHSFDRIIMNLPMTSDEFLEVAFKLCKKGGTVHFYTLQSEEGEMTDTLRRFTKGSIREKMVRSYSPVQHHAVYDVCCE, encoded by the coding sequence ATGTCACGGAAACTGTTCGGAGTCAGGGTGGAAAAGTCAAAAGGAGAGATTACCCGGAGGGAACTTTTAGGGGCGGGTGCTTTAAGCAATGATTTCCGGCCTTTAAATGACGGTGATTATCTGATATTTCCGGTAGCGGATGAAATGATGGCAACGGGGGAATACATATTTGAAGAGAGACCCAAAAAAGAGGCTCTCCCACGTCATGAATTAATCGGGGGAATTGCGATTATGCAGGATGACGATGTCAGGAGTGCGGGTCTTCTTCTAAAATCCCGTCCCGTGATTCACACGGTTTTACACTCCGAGAGTGCTGTTCAGGGCGAATACAGAATTAAGGAGTTTAAGGTTCTTGCCGGCAAGGACACAACAGAGACTCTTTATGTTGAATACGGACACCGTTTTTTAATTGATCTCTCTGTTGCGTATTTTTCAGCACGTCTTGCAAATGAAAGGCAGAGGATATATGAAATTATGGATGAAAACGAGAGGGTTCTGGATATGTTTGCCGGAGTCGGACCTTTCCCGATAGCTTTGTCGGATAAAGCATCTGTTATTTTTGCAGGTGACATAAATCCGGGAGCTGTAAGCCTGATGCAGAAAAATATCGGCCTTAATAAAAAGAGGAACATCATCCCGATGCTTGCAGATGCACTTCATCTTGGAAATATTCTTCCTGCCCATTCCTTTGACAGAATAATTATGAACCTTCCAATGACATCCGATGAATTTTTAGAGGTCGCGTTTAAGCTTTGTAAAAAGGGCGGAACCGTTCATTTTTACACCCTTCAGTCAGAGGAGGGTGAGATGACAGACACTCTGCGGAGATTTACAAAGGGAAGCATCAGGGAAAAGATGGTAAGATCCTATTCTCCGGTTCAGCACCATGCGGTCTATGATGTATGCTGCGAATAA
- the hmgA gene encoding hydroxymethylglutaryl-CoA reductase (NADPH) gives MEEYIERLRRGTLKMHALENELPPTEAVSVRRAYIEEETGNKFDTVGRYSVNIERIVAKNCENMIGAIQIPLGVAGKLKVNGEYAKEDYYIPLATTEGALVASINRGCKAITKAGGADVRIQRDGMTRAPVFAAKNVAHAMDIIRWIESNKQVLKDIAEATTSHGKMKDILCFQVGTSVYARIEFSTGDAMGMNMVTIASERIAQKVSQETGATLVALSGNMCTDKKPAAINLVLGRGKSVSAGVFLSDDMIKETFKTDAKTMMEVNNRKNLVGSARAGALGFNAHAANVIAAMFLACGQDPAHVVEGANTITTVDQMEGGVYVSVTLPSLQVGTVGGGTGIDTQRECLSLLGCSGGGEKSGDNARKFAEIVASAVLAGELSLIGALGAGHLARAHQQLGR, from the coding sequence ATGGAAGAATATATCGAGCGTCTTCGAAGGGGAACATTAAAGATGCACGCTCTTGAAAACGAACTTCCTCCAACAGAGGCGGTTTCGGTCAGGAGAGCATATATTGAAGAGGAAACCGGGAATAAATTTGACACTGTAGGTAGATATTCGGTAAATATCGAGCGCATCGTAGCGAAAAACTGCGAGAATATGATAGGTGCCATCCAGATACCCTTAGGTGTTGCAGGAAAACTCAAAGTCAACGGGGAGTATGCAAAAGAGGATTATTATATCCCGCTTGCAACAACGGAAGGGGCGCTTGTTGCATCAATTAACAGGGGATGCAAGGCGATAACAAAGGCAGGCGGTGCGGATGTCAGAATACAGCGTGACGGCATGACAAGAGCACCTGTTTTCGCTGCAAAAAATGTTGCACATGCAATGGATATTATACGCTGGATTGAATCCAACAAGCAGGTCTTAAAAGATATTGCGGAAGCCACAACTTCACACGGTAAAATGAAGGATATTTTGTGCTTCCAGGTAGGGACAAGTGTCTATGCAAGAATTGAATTCTCAACCGGCGATGCAATGGGCATGAACATGGTTACAATCGCAAGCGAGAGAATTGCACAAAAAGTCAGTCAGGAAACCGGCGCAACACTTGTTGCCCTTTCAGGAAATATGTGCACTGATAAAAAGCCGGCGGCAATAAACCTTGTTCTTGGCAGGGGAAAATCAGTTTCCGCAGGTGTTTTCCTGTCAGATGATATGATCAAAGAGACCTTCAAAACCGATGCGAAGACGATGATGGAAGTCAATAACCGCAAAAACCTTGTTGGCTCTGCACGTGCAGGCGCACTCGGATTCAATGCTCATGCCGCAAACGTCATAGCGGCAATGTTTCTTGCATGCGGACAGGATCCGGCACACGTTGTCGAGGGTGCAAACACCATAACAACCGTTGACCAGATGGAAGGCGGCGTTTATGTATCTGTAACACTTCCGTCACTTCAGGTAGGAACAGTCGGCGGCGGAACCGGTATAGACACACAAAGGGAATGCCTCTCACTTCTCGGCTGCTCGGGAGGCGGGGAGAAGTCAGGCGATAATGCACGAAAATTTGCTGAAATTGTCGCATCCGCAGTTTTGGCAGGTGAACTGTCCTTAATAGGTGCTCTTGGTGCAGGCCATCTTGCAAGAGCTCATCAGCAGCTCGGACGCTGA
- a CDS encoding MBOAT family O-acyltransferase has product MYQHLILLIASYFFYWYTSNNLLILLIFVTLITYYCGNKSYSAKNNGIKKIFLAIGTIGPLLVLGYFKYFNFFLSSFSTIAGQDFNFWKIILPIGISFYTFQGLSYVFDLYRGTLKPAKSLREYALFISFFPQLVAGPIVRASEFLPQLKNKVIITPENLQFGITLILWGIFKKVVIADSLAPVVNIYLDKPIGLPSIIIIFATFLFGIQIYCDFSGYTDIAIGTARILGFRLPQNFLRPYLTQSPTEFWHRWHITLSRFIRDYLYIPLGGNRKGHIRTYINLNVTWLICGLWHGAAWNFVLWGGYHGLLLTIHKLLGKDLKIGQNSQFLNKSYAGILTKILITQYFVFLGWLIFRVGDPTNLLYCLEKFIIFDFDFQKSIQLILFIGGLILVALLYAISINKKLSSYIFHFITYDWIEYFALLNLRKWFLYVLIIVFSIFWLMPPKTPEFIYFTF; this is encoded by the coding sequence ATGTATCAGCATCTGATTCTTTTAATCGCAAGTTATTTTTTCTACTGGTATACAAGCAATAATCTTCTCATCCTTCTAATCTTTGTCACACTTATTACCTATTATTGTGGAAATAAATCGTATTCTGCCAAAAATAACGGGATAAAAAAAATTTTCCTTGCAATAGGAACAATCGGACCATTACTTGTTCTTGGATATTTTAAGTACTTCAACTTTTTTTTAAGTTCATTCTCTACTATTGCCGGGCAGGATTTTAATTTCTGGAAAATTATTCTGCCAATAGGAATTTCTTTTTATACATTTCAGGGACTTTCATACGTATTTGATCTATATCGTGGTACGCTCAAACCTGCCAAATCACTCAGAGAATATGCTCTTTTTATCTCATTCTTCCCACAGCTTGTTGCCGGCCCGATTGTCCGGGCGAGTGAATTTCTGCCTCAGTTAAAAAATAAAGTAATTATCACACCTGAAAATTTACAGTTTGGTATAACACTTATTTTATGGGGTATCTTTAAAAAAGTAGTAATAGCAGATAGTTTAGCTCCTGTTGTTAATATTTATCTTGACAAACCAATTGGCTTACCTTCAATCATAATCATTTTCGCAACATTTCTATTTGGTATTCAGATTTATTGTGATTTTTCAGGTTATACGGATATTGCAATCGGTACAGCCAGGATTCTCGGATTCAGACTTCCGCAAAACTTCCTGCGTCCGTATTTAACACAAAGTCCTACTGAGTTCTGGCACAGGTGGCATATAACTCTTAGCAGATTCATTCGTGATTATCTCTATATTCCACTTGGTGGTAACAGAAAAGGCCACATAAGAACCTACATTAATCTGAATGTCACCTGGCTAATTTGCGGTTTGTGGCACGGTGCTGCCTGGAATTTTGTATTATGGGGAGGTTATCACGGACTTTTGCTAACGATTCATAAATTACTTGGAAAAGATTTAAAAATCGGACAGAATAGTCAGTTTCTGAATAAATCATATGCGGGAATTCTTACAAAAATACTTATTACACAGTATTTTGTCTTCCTTGGATGGCTTATATTTCGCGTAGGAGATCCAACTAATCTTCTCTATTGTCTCGAAAAATTCATTATCTTTGATTTTGATTTTCAAAAATCGATACAATTAATCCTTTTCATTGGAGGATTAATTTTAGTTGCTTTGCTTTACGCTATTTCAATTAACAAAAAATTATCATCATACATTTTCCACTTTATCACATATGACTGGATTGAATATTTTGCTCTGCTGAATTTAAGAAAATGGTTTTTGTATGTCCTGATCATAGTTTTTTCAATATTCTGGCTAATGCCACCAAAAACACCAGAATTCATATATTTTACTTTTTAA
- the rimI gene encoding ribosomal protein S18-alanine N-acetyltransferase, which produces MSVENITIRRAKKADLSVINNIEKQLFTDPWDESAFLDALFFYQNTFFVAEENGKILGFVIAGIEDTGEAIYGHIMNIATVPECRNQGLGGRLMQRIEFECLVLGTEGVQLEVRVSNKEAQRFYQKMGYSQVFVIGGYYSDGEDAILMMKWFDN; this is translated from the coding sequence ATGTCTGTTGAAAATATAACGATAAGGCGTGCAAAAAAGGCTGATCTCTCGGTTATAAACAATATTGAAAAGCAGCTTTTCACCGACCCCTGGGATGAATCAGCTTTTCTGGATGCGCTGTTTTTTTATCAAAATACTTTTTTTGTTGCTGAGGAAAACGGAAAAATTCTCGGGTTTGTCATAGCAGGAATTGAGGATACCGGAGAAGCGATCTATGGTCATATTATGAATATTGCAACCGTTCCGGAGTGCAGGAATCAGGGTCTTGGCGGGAGACTCATGCAGAGAATTGAGTTTGAATGTCTTGTTCTCGGAACAGAAGGGGTACAGCTTGAAGTAAGGGTTTCAAATAAAGAGGCACAGAGATTTTATCAGAAGATGGGATATTCCCAGGTTTTCGTCATTGGTGGCTATTACAGTGACGGTGAAGATGCAATTTTAATGATGAAGTGGTTTGATAATTAA
- a CDS encoding DUF1015 domain-containing protein has translation MVKIYSFPALRPKIGEAEKIASVPYDVVSTEEARECIENNPKSFMKVIRSEATMPGVSPNADIVYETAKKNLEKMVSEGSLLRDSEPGIYVYRVKQGGSIYTGFVANVSVKDYEENKIKRHEHTRYEKEEDRTKHIDTTNANTGLVVLLYRDPGEIFPYIESLIPKGEPDSLAKVDSGVVHEVFPVYDKDAILKIQEMFEGVDALYIADGHHRAKSSVNVAEKRREEGRITEEAERFMAVIFAESRVKVHGYSRLVKDLGEYTPESFINELAKKFDVKEYGEIDDTVFRIPPLKESKTPLHVFHMYLKGKWYEISSPVENPDDAIESLDVSAIQKTVMEDMLKITDPRADPRLEYLGGARPLADLETRVDSGSFAAAFSMQPVKVESVLKIADEGNVMPPKSTWFEPKLLSGLVIHTLD, from the coding sequence ATGGTTAAGATATACAGTTTTCCGGCCTTAAGGCCAAAAATAGGAGAAGCCGAAAAGATAGCATCGGTACCTTACGACGTTGTAAGCACAGAAGAAGCAAGGGAATGCATCGAGAACAATCCCAAAAGCTTCATGAAAGTTATACGTTCAGAAGCAACAATGCCCGGAGTCAGCCCAAATGCCGACATTGTCTATGAAACAGCAAAGAAAAACCTTGAAAAAATGGTCTCTGAAGGCTCATTGTTAAGAGACTCAGAACCGGGAATATACGTGTACCGTGTAAAACAGGGCGGATCAATATACACCGGCTTTGTAGCTAATGTTTCAGTAAAAGACTACGAAGAAAATAAAATCAAACGCCACGAACACACACGGTACGAAAAAGAGGAGGACAGGACAAAACACATCGACACAACAAACGCCAACACAGGTCTTGTTGTCCTTCTATACCGTGATCCGGGAGAAATTTTCCCGTATATTGAATCCCTTATTCCAAAAGGCGAACCCGATTCACTCGCAAAAGTTGATTCAGGAGTTGTTCATGAAGTCTTTCCCGTTTACGACAAAGATGCAATATTAAAGATTCAGGAAATGTTTGAAGGCGTTGATGCACTCTATATCGCAGACGGACACCACCGTGCAAAGTCATCAGTAAATGTTGCAGAGAAAAGACGTGAAGAAGGCAGAATTACAGAAGAAGCAGAACGCTTTATGGCGGTAATTTTTGCTGAATCAAGGGTAAAAGTTCACGGTTACTCAAGACTTGTGAAAGATCTTGGTGAATATACTCCTGAATCATTCATTAATGAACTTGCCAAAAAATTTGACGTAAAGGAATACGGGGAAATTGACGACACGGTATTCCGCATCCCACCACTTAAAGAATCAAAAACACCCTTACATGTATTCCACATGTACCTCAAAGGGAAATGGTATGAGATTTCATCCCCGGTCGAAAACCCTGATGACGCAATTGAGTCACTCGACGTTTCTGCAATTCAGAAAACGGTTATGGAAGACATGTTAAAGATAACCGACCCACGTGCCGATCCACGTCTTGAATACTTAGGCGGGGCAAGGCCTCTTGCAGACCTTGAAACAAGAGTTGACAGCGGTTCTTTTGCCGCCGCATTTTCAATGCAGCCTGTAAAAGTTGAGTCTGTGCTTAAAATAGCAGATGAAGGAAATGTCATGCCACCAAAATCAACCTGGTTTGAACCAAAACTTCTCTCAGGTCTTGTGATTCATACACTCGACTGA
- a CDS encoding DUF7287 family protein gives MLSVDFLVGFSIFIVAFILVLNMIPGFLINLQSTSIDYDAVAYRTSVILAEDPGWPFDPAWEQKRESRKNEIERLGLSISSETPNILSREKIEKFFNQKEGFEFTPDDYRQKAIFGEIPYSYNISLRVDGENAYFTGQPLPEVKYGYMKRLVKIKDYSRADVSSGNYNQSHNNITSIDTTFVFNLSYSEIYDREISPAYRIQPKYDPITFTINDFSESLNQSDITNVIFKNAYFVKDGVIVNRPYNIFENNTYLFYIDGVQHKMADTIPDMEDKSTISYTLRPPLLFSSEVNSELKIVFAFKFNFVDDDSVQHYYISTEDSGGIPYGYGYPYMTDPNLKNGVLEVCIW, from the coding sequence ATATTATCCGTAGATTTTCTTGTTGGATTTTCAATATTCATTGTTGCATTCATACTTGTTTTGAATATGATTCCGGGATTTCTGATAAATCTCCAGAGTACTTCAATTGACTATGATGCCGTTGCATACAGAACGTCAGTGATTCTTGCAGAAGACCCCGGCTGGCCTTTTGATCCTGCATGGGAGCAAAAGAGGGAAAGCAGGAAGAATGAGATCGAACGTCTCGGCCTCTCGATCTCATCGGAAACTCCCAATATCCTTTCAAGAGAGAAAATAGAGAAATTTTTCAATCAAAAAGAAGGATTTGAATTCACACCGGATGATTACAGGCAAAAGGCAATATTCGGCGAAATTCCCTATTCATATAATATATCACTAAGAGTGGATGGCGAAAATGCCTATTTTACAGGACAGCCGCTTCCGGAAGTAAAATACGGATATATGAAACGCCTTGTAAAAATCAAGGATTACAGCAGGGCAGATGTTTCCTCAGGAAACTATAATCAAAGCCATAATAACATCACATCAATTGACACCACTTTTGTGTTTAACCTGAGTTATTCTGAAATCTATGACAGGGAGATTTCCCCGGCATACAGGATACAGCCAAAATACGATCCCATTACATTTACAATAAATGATTTTTCAGAAAGTCTCAATCAGTCAGACATTACTAATGTAATTTTTAAAAATGCATATTTTGTAAAGGACGGGGTTATCGTAAACAGGCCTTACAATATCTTTGAAAACAATACATATCTCTTCTACATTGATGGAGTACAGCACAAAATGGCTGACACAATCCCGGATATGGAGGACAAATCAACAATCAGCTATACCCTACGCCCGCCTCTTTTGTTTTCATCAGAGGTAAACTCAGAGCTGAAGATTGTTTTTGCCTTTAAATTCAATTTTGTGGATGATGATTCAGTTCAGCATTATTACATCTCAACAGAAGATTCGGGAGGAATCCCTTACGGATACGGATACCCTTACATGACAGACCCGAATCTTAAAAACGGCGTTTTGGAGGTCTGCATATGGTAA
- a CDS encoding DUF7288 family protein — MVSLDDSGQLFTIEGLTAALLMVATAYIVLGTGMVLTPGDVHISDMQLKQMGDDALLVMDTKNSADETSQLETLVKNMSAGGATAAAAKEQFGLRLKELLKKGTGATYIVDSISYSSKIYYRNGDIIESDDFSDPVISSDNPAKRPAIRCGRYVNTEYKGSDRVVRVEVLLWRE, encoded by the coding sequence ATGGTAAGTCTGGATGATTCAGGCCAGCTGTTTACAATAGAGGGCCTTACCGCCGCTCTTTTGATGGTTGCAACAGCTTATATTGTCCTTGGAACAGGCATGGTCCTAACACCCGGGGATGTGCATATTTCCGACATGCAGCTTAAGCAGATGGGAGATGATGCCCTGCTTGTAATGGATACAAAGAATTCGGCAGACGAAACAAGCCAGCTTGAAACACTCGTTAAAAATATGAGTGCCGGAGGAGCAACAGCAGCCGCTGCAAAAGAGCAGTTTGGGCTTAGACTAAAAGAACTCCTGAAAAAAGGCACGGGTGCGACATATATCGTTGATTCGATAAGTTACAGCTCAAAAATATACTACCGAAACGGAGACATAATTGAATCTGATGATTTCAGTGATCCGGTTATCAGTTCGGACAATCCTGCAAAAAGGCCTGCAATAAGATGCGGACGATATGTGAACACTGAATATAAAGGATCAGACAGAGTTGTAAGAGTGGAGGTTTTGCTATGGAGAGAATGA
- a CDS encoding DUF7289 family protein — MNHNFKKPDESGVSEAIGFIIMFSIVLTGIAMVTLYGYPLLLESQISSDERTMEQTMITLQNEMKILTFSNVPYRDISIRVSGGFLDAIDNGNSVEKFTISYPDTAGANVDYEFAPGALRYTSGEGDTVLSIQNGALVSRQKFQTGSAMVAEPRWFFDDSTKTLVMSLIKIKADREYSLGGIGNLQMSMLDKPETKADINFIASLGVSQTVRVKYEPDPDDDYSLAWKNYLTGDSVLQDGFSPSGNSYQINGVERLVLKEYTIKIENL; from the coding sequence ATGAATCATAATTTTAAAAAACCCGATGAGAGTGGAGTATCCGAAGCAATAGGATTTATCATCATGTTTTCAATCGTCCTGACAGGGATTGCAATGGTAACTCTTTACGGATACCCGCTGCTTCTTGAATCACAGATAAGCTCTGATGAGAGAACAATGGAACAGACCATGATTACGCTGCAAAACGAGATGAAAATTCTTACATTCAGCAATGTGCCTTACAGGGATATTTCAATACGTGTTTCAGGCGGTTTTCTGGATGCAATCGACAATGGCAATTCGGTTGAAAAGTTTACCATCTCTTATCCGGACACTGCGGGAGCAAATGTGGATTATGAATTTGCTCCGGGTGCACTCAGATACACATCAGGAGAAGGTGACACTGTCCTTTCCATTCAAAACGGGGCACTTGTTTCAAGGCAGAAGTTTCAGACAGGTTCTGCAATGGTCGCAGAACCGAGATGGTTCTTTGATGATTCCACAAAAACCCTTGTAATGTCCCTGATTAAAATAAAGGCAGACAGGGAGTACTCTCTCGGCGGCATCGGAAACCTTCAGATGAGCATGCTTGATAAACCTGAAACAAAGGCAGACATAAATTTTATTGCATCACTTGGAGTCTCACAGACTGTAAGAGTAAAATATGAACCTGATCCTGATGATGATTATTCGCTTGCATGGAAGAATTACCTGACCGGTGATTCAGTTTTACAGGACGGTTTTAGCCCGTCTGGTAATTCTTATCAGATTAACGGTGTTGAACGACTGGTCTTAAAAGAGTATACAATCAAAATAGAAAATCTCTAA
- the eif1A gene encoding translation initiation factor eIF-1A — MKFLAYNGKKKSGSNTGNDVIVRVRLPNKRNREQFATADLMLGANHIRVRCYDGVTRTGRIKGKIKKRVWIREGDVLIVVPWDFQDEKCDIIYRYTKPQVEWLMKNNYL; from the coding sequence TTGAAATTTCTGGCTTATAACGGCAAAAAAAAAAGTGGAAGCAATACCGGGAATGACGTAATCGTCAGGGTTCGTCTTCCAAATAAAAGAAACAGAGAACAGTTTGCCACAGCTGACCTCATGCTCGGAGCAAACCACATAAGGGTTAGATGCTATGACGGTGTTACCCGTACCGGCAGGATTAAGGGTAAGATCAAGAAACGTGTCTGGATTCGTGAAGGCGATGTATTAATTGTCGTTCCGTGGGACTTCCAGGATGAAAAGTGCGATATCATATACAGATATACAAAGCCGCAGGTCGAGTGGCTTATGAAAAATAATTATCTTTAA
- a CDS encoding DUF5320 domain-containing protein: MPGLDKTGPLGKGSMTGRRLGECTGAGGSEEIKDVSQSPFGTGSENQNTNPDFYGVGRGGRPRGCGNGFCGGRGVKRRI, translated from the coding sequence ATGCCGGGATTAGATAAAACTGGCCCTTTGGGAAAAGGGAGCATGACAGGAAGAAGACTTGGTGAATGCACAGGTGCCGGTGGTAGTGAGGAAATAAAAGATGTTTCACAATCTCCGTTTGGCACGGGTTCTGAAAATCAGAACACAAATCCTGACTTTTACGGGGTGGGACGCGGAGGTCGTCCACGGGGATGTGGAAACGGATTTTGTGGCGGACGGGGTGTAAAGAGGCGGATTTAA
- a CDS encoding DUF134 domain-containing protein: MNTDGHGQGRRRRGRGRPRGSRNIEFPYKCNRFVPDETFEPDDEPVILYYDELEALRLVDLNDLDQEQAAASLGISRRTLWTDLHRARKKVADAIVNGKTISIVFEK, translated from the coding sequence ATGAACACGGACGGACACGGACAGGGGCGGCGCAGGAGAGGACGCGGAAGGCCGCGTGGAAGCAGAAACATTGAGTTTCCATATAAGTGCAACCGTTTTGTGCCTGATGAGACATTTGAGCCGGACGATGAACCTGTAATACTATATTATGATGAGCTTGAGGCGCTGAGGCTTGTGGATCTCAATGATCTTGATCAGGAGCAGGCGGCAGCATCACTTGGTATTTCAAGGAGAACGCTGTGGACTGATCTTCACCGTGCCAGAAAAAAAGTTGCAGATGCTATCGTGAACGGAAAAACAATCAGCATAGTTTTTGAAAAATAA
- a CDS encoding trimeric intracellular cation channel family protein: MSLALFAPDYLIGTIGIAVFAITGVLAGAKKGMDLFGIIVIGLVTAFGGGTLRDVIIDAPVFWIQNFNYVWIATTAAIIAFFMEDYFWKTYKPLLHLDAVGVALFNVQAIDKTLLLGYTPAVAVIMGLITGITGGIMRDILADRPNLILKNDLYATPILIGGILYVIMIQLFPNATTINTITAIAVVVIIRVAAIRWNLTFPKWLLFAGKESEN, from the coding sequence ATGAGCCTTGCACTCTTTGCTCCCGACTACCTTATAGGCACAATAGGAATTGCCGTATTTGCAATTACAGGTGTTTTAGCAGGCGCTAAAAAAGGAATGGATCTCTTTGGAATAATTGTAATCGGCCTTGTGACAGCTTTTGGAGGAGGAACACTAAGAGATGTCATAATTGACGCACCTGTCTTCTGGATCCAAAACTTCAATTATGTGTGGATAGCAACAACTGCGGCAATAATCGCCTTTTTCATGGAGGATTATTTCTGGAAAACTTATAAGCCGCTCCTCCATCTTGACGCGGTCGGTGTTGCACTCTTTAATGTTCAGGCAATAGACAAGACACTTCTTTTAGGATATACCCCTGCCGTTGCGGTTATCATGGGCTTAATTACCGGCATCACCGGAGGTATAATGCGGGATATACTTGCAGACAGACCCAATCTGATATTAAAAAATGACCTCTACGCAACCCCAATCCTTATTGGAGGAATTCTCTACGTCATCATGATACAGCTCTTCCCAAATGCAACAACAATTAACACAATAACTGCAATAGCGGTTGTCGTGATAATAAGGGTTGCTGCAATAAGGTGGAATCTGACATTTCCAAAATGGCTTTTATTTGCCGGAAAAGAGAGTGAAAACTAA